One window from the genome of Cryptomeria japonica chromosome 6, Sugi_1.0, whole genome shotgun sequence encodes:
- the LOC131035713 gene encoding transcription termination factor MTERF5, chloroplastic-like, with amino-acid sequence MIAKLFFCLPVRRNLFLKTLTHFRFNFSTLSEGNASNSNAPSQNLFLHFVTNRFNISSADAAKMLKTRPSLERLKTLYKVEQFMNMLNSHGFTEEQIANIIRLQPSLMTTSAERLLEPKIQFLIDLGVDRENVTKIVTSFPRILTAKLEILRFNHEFLKTVFPTQGFLIRAVMRHPNILRVNLQEVLKPSVSFWEGFGFRGTELTKFFLSNPWLLTLGSLAPEQHDLICKVGIQKESKMYKYIVRIVATRRIELLQSRIHNLHLCGLSPEEAWELVRVDPSVLSKSEENIKKKMDFMLNHMGLSVDFVTKHPRMFSMSLDKVMRPRFLVLERMTALNGAGKVNPTRLHTMLMRTEAEFVAQTIERYPESAALWTVYKNAIADVSKSSKIKTKMF; translated from the coding sequence ATGATCGCCAAACTATTCTTCTGCTTACCTGTGCGGCGCAACCTCTTTCTCAAAACCCTAACTCATTTCCGCTTTAATTTCTCAACTCTTTCAGAGGGTAACGCTAGCAACAGCAATGCTCCTTCACAAAATCTCTTCCTGCACTTCGTTACCAACAGATTTAACATCTCTTCAGCCGACGCTGCAAAAATGTTGAAAACGAGGCCCTCGTTAGAGCGGCTCAAAACCTTGTACAAGGTTGAACAGTTCATGAACATGCTCAACAGTCACGGCTTCACGGAagaacaaattgcaaacataatCAGATTGCAACCCTCGCTAATGACGACAAGTGCCGAAAGATTGTTGGAGCCTAAGATTCAATTCCTAATAGATTTGGGCGTGGATAGGGAAAATGTAACCAAAATTGTCACCAGTTTCCCGAGGATCTTGACCGCTAAGCTGGAGATCCTCCGCTTCAACCATGAATTTCTCAAGACTGTATTCCCGACACAGGGTTTTCTGATCAGAGCAGTTATGAGACACCCCAATATTCTTAGAGTGAACTTGCAGGAGGTCTTGAAACCCTCGGTTTCCTTCTGGGAAGGTTTTGGTTTCCGTGGAACAGAGCTCACCAAGTTTTTCTTGTCTAATCCTTGGCTTTTGACACTCGGTTCTCTGGCGCCTGAGCAACATGATCTAATTTGCAAGGTTGGCATTCAAAAGGAAAGCAAAATGTATAAATACATTGTGAGAATAGTAGCCACGCGCCGCATCGAATTGTTACAGTCCAGGATACACAACCTTCATCTTTGCGGCCTCTCGCCTGAAGAAGCCTGGGAATTAGTTAGGGTTGATCCTTCAGTCCTCAGCAAGTCGGAGGAAAACATTAAGAAAAAGATGGACTTTATGCTCAATCACATGGGACTCTCTGTAGATTTTGTGACAAAGCATCCACGGATGTTTTCAATGAGTTTGGACAAGGTAATGAGGCCCAGGTTCTTAGTTTTGGAAAGAATGACAGCATTGAATGGAGCGGGGAAGGTTAATCCGACGCGACTCCATACTATGTTGATGAGGACCGAGGCCGAGTTTGTTGCCCAGACCATAGAAAGGTACCCTGAATCCGCTGCTCTGTGGACTGTTTATAAAAATGCCATTGCTGATGTCTCAAAAAGCTCAAAGATAAAGACAAAGATGTTTTGA